The following is a genomic window from Peromyscus maniculatus bairdii isolate BWxNUB_F1_BW_parent chromosome 22, HU_Pman_BW_mat_3.1, whole genome shotgun sequence.
CCCATGGCCTTAGTGAGCCGCCCTCGAGCCCCACTGTGGCTTGGGCGACTGTCGCGGCGGCTGTGCGCGCGGCACCGGGCCTGCGCTGGGACCATGGCTCGGCCGCGGCGCTTCGCGGTGGAGATGCCGGATTGCTCCCTGACTCACTTCGTCCTAGGGGACACGGCGGGCCACCCGGACCCACGCCTGGCAGCGCTGCTCGGGCCCCCGGGGCGCAGCTACGCGCTGTGCGTGCCATTGCCTCCGGGCTCAGGCTGCGGGCCCCGGGTGCAGGCGGCCCGGATGCATCAGCGTCTGCTGCTGCAGCTGTGCCGGGGCCCTTGGCAGCGGTGCCGGAGGAGTAAGCTGCTAGGCTACGGTCCCGGCGACCAGGACGGTGAAGCCCAGCATGGCTTCCTGCTGCGCGACCCTTGCGACCACCCGGACACTCGGAGCGCCTTGCTGCAGCTTCTGGGCTCGTGCCAGGAGGTGGCGCACCCGCAGTTAGCCGAGTTCCAGGCCGACTCTCAGGGTTTGCTGTGGCAGCGCATGTGGGAGCtgcagggagacaggcaggtgcAAGTGGACTGCGCATGCGTCCTGCCGGCCCCTGAGCCTCATCTGCACCCACTGCTGCCAGATCTGCTCAACTCTGCGGTGTTCCAAGACCGGGATGCTGCACGGGCGGTATTGGAGGAGGtaagttaagatttttttttttctcttcgtCCCCGAGTGGAGCTGGGTGTTCTGCCCCAGGCTGGCCAATCAAGTGCTTTCCGCCtggtttatttattcttattcatgAGTCAGTTGGTGTAGGCAAGCTGTGCAAGGCTCTGTGTTAGACACTGCCGTTGCCTTCAATATTTCCTGTGCAGGTTTCTGTCAACCGAGTGCTGAGTGCATGCAACACCTGGCTGAGCAATGCTTGCTAGGAAGACATTCTCGAAGTCCTGCAGGTGGAGTAAAGAGTCCTCTGGGAATTGGGGAGAACGAGGCCAGCTAGTTAAGGGGACATTTTGCTGGATATTTGCTTCCAATCTGGGATCTTGGGGGCGCAGAAGATAAACTACGTGGGTTAGAGGATATAAGCATTTAACTGGTTTGTGGACCATA
Proteins encoded in this region:
- the Cmpk2 gene encoding UMP-CMP kinase 2, mitochondrial, giving the protein MALVSRPRAPLWLGRLSRRLCARHRACAGTMARPRRFAVEMPDCSLTHFVLGDTAGHPDPRLAALLGPPGRSYALCVPLPPGSGCGPRVQAARMHQRLLLQLCRGPWQRCRRSKLLGYGPGDQDGEAQHGFLLRDPCDHPDTRSALLQLLGSCQEVAHPQLAEFQADSQGLLWQRMWELQGDRQVQVDCACVLPAPEPHLHPLLPDLLNSAVFQDRDAARAVLEECTSFIPEARAVLDLVDQCPRDIQKGEFQVIAIEGLDATGKSTLTQSVSESLKAVLLQSPPPCISQWRKVFDNEPTIIRRAFYSLGNYLVASEIAKESAKFPVIVDRYWHSTATYAIATEVSGGLQYLPPAHHPIYQWPGDLLKPDLVLLLTVNPEERVRRLQGRGVEKTKEEAELEANNVFRQKVEMTYQRMENPSCHLVDASPSRETVLQNVLQLIRSAGH